The Megalops cyprinoides isolate fMegCyp1 chromosome 22, fMegCyp1.pri, whole genome shotgun sequence genome contains a region encoding:
- the tnip2 gene encoding TNFAIP3-interacting protein 2 isoform X2, with protein sequence MESIVVADEMLKNRLKSINTLNAFCHESRHEIDSLNRQIHMKDSVIADLKARLGRYEGTCLNVEGEEPVVFGPSKSLLENLCKEISNLKQKLKDTETSAAQQSETSKLIGRLQQEVREKDRELWRIANVPQHQKDQEIRSLRQALSEQERARATGAVLCTSLAEEADQLRGQLGATVRVCQELLRRLERESQGDGAAEHRPPDLQAKEFADSSNTGHVNTLVCKLQEENTALKQRVAYVESLNAQWQKYDSSREEYVKGLCQTLKQFERLAGPGVGAGPGTGPAPASGTLLQQEIARLNRLLEEKMNDCAKLSRELEDSRIKNKERIQTLEQQVLIYTDDFKSERADRERAQSRIQDLQEEVLRLQQKLHKKQDPRDPPVACWVHRGNRISAACPQPEPSEPLLGNAADQLAPQRPGGQPGQGAGRIGRCGISDLQCPRCFTAYDEDHTSEYLKHCEECANL encoded by the exons ATGGAGAGCATAGTGGTGGCAGACGAGATGTTGAAAAACAGACTTAAGAGCATCAACACGTTGAACGCGTTCTGTCACGAATCGCGGCATGAAATCGACTCGCTGAACCGTCAGATACACATGAAAGACAGCGTAATTGCAGATCTTAAAGCGAGATTGGGACGATACGAGGGTACATGTCTTAatgtggaaggagaggagccCGTGGTGTTTGGTCCTTCTAAATCACTGTTGGAGAATTTGTGCAAAGAGATCAGTaatctaaaacaaaaactgaaagacACTGAGACAAGCGCTGCGCAGCAGTCGGAGACAAGCAAATTA ATCGGACGGCTGCAGCAAGAGGTGCGGGAGAAAGACCGGGAACTGTGGCGGATCGCCAACGTACCGCAGCACCAGAAGGACCAGGAGATCCGGAGCCTGCGGCAGGCTCTGTCGGAACAGGAGCGGGCCCGGGCCACCGGTGCCGTGCTGTGCACCTCGCTGGCCGAGGAGGCCGACCAGCTCCGGGGCCAgctgggggccaccgtcaggGTGTGTCAGGAGCTGCTGAggaggctggagagggagagccaggggGATGGAGCGGCGGAGCACCGGCCACCTGACCTGCAGGCCAAAGAG TTTGCCGACTCCTCAAACACCGGTCATGTCAACACCTTAGTCTGCAAACTGCAAGAGGAAAACACAGCGTTGAAGCAGAGAGTCGCATAC gtcGAGAGCCTGAACGCTCAGTGGCAGAAGTATGACTCAAGCAGGGAGGAGTATGTGAAGGGGCTATGTCAGACGCTGAAGCAGTTCGAACGCCTTGCTGGTCCCGGGGTAGGGGCGGGGCCTGGGACGGGGCCGGCGCCGGCCAGCGgcactctgctgcagcaggagataGCCAGGCTGAACCGCCTCCTGGAGGAGAAGATGAACGATTGTGCCAAGCTCAGCAGGGAGCTGGAGGACTCGAGGATAAAGAACAAGGAGCGCATCCAGACTCTCGAGCAGCAG GTCCTCATTTACACAGACGATTTTAAGTCGGAGCGTGCCGATCGGGAGAGAGCGCAAAGCAGAATCCAGGATCTCCAAGAGGAGGTGCTACGGCTACAGCAGAAACTCCACAAAAAGCAG GACCCCAGAGATCCTCCGGTCGCCTGCTGGGTACACAGGGGAAACAGGATCTCCGCTGCATGCCCGCAGCCGGAGCCTTCCGAGCCGTTGCTAGGAAACGCCGCCGACCAGCTGGCGCCGCAGCGGCCCGGCGGGCAGCCTGGGCAGGGCGCGGGCCGGATCGGTCGGTGCGGCATCTCGGACCTGCAGTGCCCACGGTGCTTCACCGCCTACGACGAAGACCACACGTCCGAGTACCTGAAGCACTGCGAGGAATGCGCCAATTTGTGA
- the tnip2 gene encoding TNFAIP3-interacting protein 2 isoform X1, translating to MESIVVADEMLKNRLKSINTLNAFCHESRHEIDSLNRQIHMKDSVIADLKARLGRYEGTCLNVEGEEPVVFGPSKSLLENLCKEISNLKQKLKDTETSAAQQSETSKLEIGRLQQEVREKDRELWRIANVPQHQKDQEIRSLRQALSEQERARATGAVLCTSLAEEADQLRGQLGATVRVCQELLRRLERESQGDGAAEHRPPDLQAKEFADSSNTGHVNTLVCKLQEENTALKQRVAYVESLNAQWQKYDSSREEYVKGLCQTLKQFERLAGPGVGAGPGTGPAPASGTLLQQEIARLNRLLEEKMNDCAKLSRELEDSRIKNKERIQTLEQQVLIYTDDFKSERADRERAQSRIQDLQEEVLRLQQKLHKKQDPRDPPVACWVHRGNRISAACPQPEPSEPLLGNAADQLAPQRPGGQPGQGAGRIGRCGISDLQCPRCFTAYDEDHTSEYLKHCEECANL from the exons ATGGAGAGCATAGTGGTGGCAGACGAGATGTTGAAAAACAGACTTAAGAGCATCAACACGTTGAACGCGTTCTGTCACGAATCGCGGCATGAAATCGACTCGCTGAACCGTCAGATACACATGAAAGACAGCGTAATTGCAGATCTTAAAGCGAGATTGGGACGATACGAGGGTACATGTCTTAatgtggaaggagaggagccCGTGGTGTTTGGTCCTTCTAAATCACTGTTGGAGAATTTGTGCAAAGAGATCAGTaatctaaaacaaaaactgaaagacACTGAGACAAGCGCTGCGCAGCAGTCGGAGACAAGCAAATTA GAGATCGGACGGCTGCAGCAAGAGGTGCGGGAGAAAGACCGGGAACTGTGGCGGATCGCCAACGTACCGCAGCACCAGAAGGACCAGGAGATCCGGAGCCTGCGGCAGGCTCTGTCGGAACAGGAGCGGGCCCGGGCCACCGGTGCCGTGCTGTGCACCTCGCTGGCCGAGGAGGCCGACCAGCTCCGGGGCCAgctgggggccaccgtcaggGTGTGTCAGGAGCTGCTGAggaggctggagagggagagccaggggGATGGAGCGGCGGAGCACCGGCCACCTGACCTGCAGGCCAAAGAG TTTGCCGACTCCTCAAACACCGGTCATGTCAACACCTTAGTCTGCAAACTGCAAGAGGAAAACACAGCGTTGAAGCAGAGAGTCGCATAC gtcGAGAGCCTGAACGCTCAGTGGCAGAAGTATGACTCAAGCAGGGAGGAGTATGTGAAGGGGCTATGTCAGACGCTGAAGCAGTTCGAACGCCTTGCTGGTCCCGGGGTAGGGGCGGGGCCTGGGACGGGGCCGGCGCCGGCCAGCGgcactctgctgcagcaggagataGCCAGGCTGAACCGCCTCCTGGAGGAGAAGATGAACGATTGTGCCAAGCTCAGCAGGGAGCTGGAGGACTCGAGGATAAAGAACAAGGAGCGCATCCAGACTCTCGAGCAGCAG GTCCTCATTTACACAGACGATTTTAAGTCGGAGCGTGCCGATCGGGAGAGAGCGCAAAGCAGAATCCAGGATCTCCAAGAGGAGGTGCTACGGCTACAGCAGAAACTCCACAAAAAGCAG GACCCCAGAGATCCTCCGGTCGCCTGCTGGGTACACAGGGGAAACAGGATCTCCGCTGCATGCCCGCAGCCGGAGCCTTCCGAGCCGTTGCTAGGAAACGCCGCCGACCAGCTGGCGCCGCAGCGGCCCGGCGGGCAGCCTGGGCAGGGCGCGGGCCGGATCGGTCGGTGCGGCATCTCGGACCTGCAGTGCCCACGGTGCTTCACCGCCTACGACGAAGACCACACGTCCGAGTACCTGAAGCACTGCGAGGAATGCGCCAATTTGTGA